The DNA segment tgTTAACACTTAAAAGTAGTGATTAAATCCAGATTTaagtatgaaaatattatctttagtttaaataaaatCCTCAACTGTTTTCTTAGGATGTGGTATATATGATCCAAATTATTTAAGGGGTCGGGGGTACAAGTTATATTGCTACTGATTTTTTTAGCATTGGTGATGTAGTTGTTGGGTTAGACTGGTATTATTTCTTCAACTTGAATTCATGTGATTACGGCAACTGAAATTATAACTTTGTGAAACTGATGAATTTTGGTAGTTTCTAAAGGCCTATGCTATAGTTACCAATTCATTCAAAGCTTCCTTTTGACTAAGGATGGTTAATGTTGAATTGTGTCTATGGGGCTATCATATACTACACAAGGACCACCACTAGAGTTATCACCTAAAATATTCAACTTAGACAATTTCTTTAATTCTATGGCCTATACCCCTGTCCCAAGGAGGCCAAAGGAGCACTTATACCCATCTCCTCACTTAGATTAAACTTGCCTCTACCTTAGGCACTTGgtcttttcttgttttcttttcacctttttctaatttattcttGGTTTCATAAGCATCCTAAGCGTGGGAACTTTCCTGGGTGCTTACTCATGAACTCTTCGTTACACATCGTTCCCATAAATTTTCTTGATTGTAGGTTTAATCCATCATACAATTTCACCAATGGACATCCATAATGCAATTCAGTTCTTGAAATGTTTTATGCACtaactcaaattttttaagGTATAGATAATGGTTTGCCCTTTGTACTCCTAAGAATTAATACAGTAGTATTTGGATCATTGTCAACTGAATATGGAACGATTAGCTAGGGATTAGACAGAATGACAATGTCAGAGGGTGCAATTGCATGCCAAGTGACTAAAAATAGTCTCTAAGCTAGGATTTGAATTTAAGACTCTTCTTTCCCTTCTCATTGTGATTTCTACCATCTTCAATCATCGATGATGAATTGGTAGGGGTAAATATGGATATAATCAATTGCCCTCTATTATTGATAATCCAATTAGGTCTATTCAAGTCTATCACAAACATGTATTTATCCCATCACACAACAATAGTCCAACCACTATATCGCAGCAATTCTAAGAagataataaacttatatagcCTATTTTAATCAtgcactaaaaaataaaagaagaaatggaaaaaatttaAGTTGTGTTGATGATCACAACCAAACAAGTACCCATTAACTACAACTTCTTTCCTTATCAAGTCCTGAACAATCACTAAAACCTTAGCCACCTCTGGATATTGCAAGCTAAAATGTGTCCCCAAGTATAGGGagttaataaagaaatataatctAGATGAGTAGGGTGCTTTACCTAGGAACTGACTTGGAGAATCTGACTGGCAGACACATGCAAGTGGGTTGTTCCTCTCCAATAGCAAGGAAAGTATGCACAACATATGTATGCATTGGTGGAGTGCCATCTTTTGTGCATTCTTTGCTTGTATTATGCTCTACCATTTTGCAATAGGGTTCATACTGGTGGGGTGTAGACTTGGAAATCTCCTTACTTTGAATTTTTCTCATGCTATGAAACTTTGATGTTTATGGTGCATACTCTCAGGACCAAGAAATCACAAAAGATCATCAAGACGTCatgaaatatatcataatagTGCCAAACATTAAAAGTACCAGGCATGTTGGGCCAACTCCAACTTGGGTGTTATAGGGTGGAAGGAGGGAAAGAATGCTTCTCAAAATGCAACTTCAATACAACAACCACTAAGTATAGTTCAATGTGGTTTTACATGTTGGGAACTtgcctattttattttttttccatttttgatgCTTTCCAAAGATAACAAAGGAGTTCTAGTTTCTCTAAGAATTGAGTGCTTGCATAGTGGCTAGATATTAGTTTTCATTTCAACTTTTTGAGAGTGAGAAGATATGAGTAAGAAGATAAAACGCACAATCATCCCAACACAACAACCGTCCAAAAACTATATCATACTgatactaattaaaaatataataaaaccaCTTAATCTATTTTAATCAtgcaactaaaaataaaataaatggaagtGAAAATTTTGCCAAGTTATGATGATAATCACGGCCAAACAGATGACCAGAAACTCCAACTTCTTTCCTTACTACGTCCTTGCAAACAACACTAAAGTCTTGGTCACCTCTGGATAGTGCTAGCCAAAATGTATCACCAATTATAGGGAGTTAACTAAGTGACATAAACTTTATGAGTAAGGTGTTTTACTATAGGGACTTGCTTGGTTAattggaatggtaggacacaaGTGGATTGTAGCTTTCAGGAGTTGGAGGAGTGCAAACCATAGATGTGCACATTGATGGGGTGCGCCATGTTTGGTGCATTCTTAGCTTGTGTTATTCCCACCATATGCAATAGGGGGTGAAGACTGGTGGGGTTCACTCCTAGGGATATCCTCTGAGTTTTTCTCATGCTCTGAACTTTGATGCTTATTATGCATACTCTTGAGAATAAGAAATCACTAAATATAATACCTACTAGAAATATAGCAAAACacactaaacataaaaaaattctaagcaTATTGATTTGGTTCAAACTTGGGGAATTAAGGGGTGAAGATTAAAAAAGAATGCCTCTAATTAAGACAATTGTAAGCCATTAAAGAGGTGCAACTTATCAGTGTGAATCAAAGATGCTTTCAAAGTAAAAGTCAATATCATGCTAGGTTTTGAGCAATACAAACATATTCCTGATAACTTTGGAGTGGTTTGCAAAAGGGTGAAAGATGTGAAATTGTGCAAGCCATTCATAAAAAGAAATGGAATAAAACAGTATGTATAGATCTCTACTCCCTTTCCTCCCAAACTTACAATGTTATAGTACAAGGCATTGAGAGTTTTCCAAGAAGATAATGAAAACTTGGAATAGATCATAAGACTTCATAAAGTCTTCTAGTTTCACAGAGAAATATgacaaagggaagaaaaatagTACCAAGTTGTAGGAATCAATCTCAATATACGTGAAACACTAAAGAAAGATAACATCATGAGCAATCCAGATATCACTCTTATTATCACAACAAATAGGAGTtggtgaaaaaaagaaaagcatctATTTTCTCCAATAATCAAGGAAGCTAAATGATCTCAACAATAGTAAAAGCCATAGCATGCTATTTGGCTTCTTTATAGGATTGGGAAGTAATTAATTGTCCATTTCTTGTTTTTCTACTAAAAGAGAGTTCCACACTGGATATTGAAGATGGTAACAAACTCAAATATAGAGTCCCTTATATGTATTGTAAAATACAAATACGAGATACATGATAAATAGTAATAGGAAAAGAGACAAACTAACTCACAATGTATACCACATATGCTATATCAAGCTATATAACTATAAGGTAGATCAATCTTCCAACAATGCTACAATATAAGTCAGATAAGCTAAAGGAGTACCATTGATGGAGTATAATCAACATTAAGCTCTAAAAGAATTTCAAAGGTCCTAGTGGCAGTAATGTGAGATCTTTGAAAGAAATCATTAACATATTTAGATTTAGAAAGAAGATAACCTCAAGAAGAATAGCAAACCTCaatatcaaaaagaaaagaaaaaaaattgaaactgcCCTAAGTCTATGAAACTCAAACTTTAAAGCAAAACTAGCAAAATTATTAGtggtaaaaattatttcataaacaTAGAGTAAAGCTAAGTAAGACAAACAAAAAATGCAATATATTAGGATGAAAACCAGTAAAACTAATCAAGGACAAGCACAAGGAGCTTGCTTGAATCCATATAATGCCTTTTTGAGTCTACATTTCTTCTTAGGATTATGAGAAACACGTGGAGAAGGAAACTATATATCCCTTTTAAAGGAAGAGACACCAGCTACCATGAGTGATTCTTATGTATCACAAAGAGTTTTTCATTCATAACTTGTTGTCATCCATAATTGTTCCAGAATAAGTGATAATGTGGGATTTGGAGATGATTCCTCATCCTTGATGTAACAACTATTACTACATGAGGTTGCTTCACTGTTGGCATCTCTTGTTGCTGTTTCTTTAATAACAGAGTACATTTTTCCATGTCCTTTTTGCCTACATTAAATTAAGATCACATTCGTTGGTAACAGCTCTATCATCCTAGAGATTTTGTGATGAGGTAGAGGGAGACTTAAGTAGAACACCTAGAAATGTTTGATTAGTCAAAAGGAGTCCATTTTCTATAGGAGACTTCAAGTACAATACCAGTTCTCCAAAGTCCGGTCAAAGAgccattaaaaattaaatgagccGTTGCTTTTCTCTATAAATGGTATGAGGTTCATAAGTGCGAAGTATCTTAAGTTTTGTAAATTCAAGTCAGCCTTGGAATGTTGTCATGGCTTTATAAACTTCTTTAATGCTCTTTTCTCCTTGTTTGGTACTTTTATATCAACCTTTATTTGATAGCATTTGTCAAAATTAGACAAcatatatttatgaatttgtCAAACAGTCCTAAATTCCTTTAGTAGTAGGAATTCTTGCATATTGCATTCCATTGAAATATGAACAAGTtatcaatcaaactaataatctTTGAATTACTCGTTTGGCAAGCACCAATTAAATTCACTTTACTTCTCTACCTTAGTGTTAGACAACATAACAAGATCGCTAGGTATACAAACTCTCATCTGTTTCCCAACCAAAAGATTTTTCATGGCATATGTCTAATAAGAAtagttatttttaatctatttcaCACTAATAGCTGAAAGGGAAGCATTGCATTGACCCAATATATTTGGAGCAAagtaatttaaaagaaaagacaacACCTTGTCTTACCAAAATTCCATGCTGCACAGGTCAGATAACTTCAAACCTAATTTTCGCCCCTGAAACAATATCGAAGGTAGCCCAATAAGCATTTAGCTTGCTCCCAATGATacaaatccaacaaaaaaaaaatctcacaaTTTTGATTTATGTTTTGAATGTTCTTTAGAATACCAATACATAGAAAAGGAATTGTGCCgatttttttgcaaaaaaaaaaaaagaaagatgtgaaactatcggCTACAAATAATCAAGAAAGAAGAAATGCAAGCATGATCAAACTGAGGATTATCATAATTTTGCATTGATACCATGATAACTTTAgagaattttgtgaaagaaTACGAAAAATGTAATCTATTTATTGAACAACATACAACTAGTTCCAGCTAAAAAGCCCTAAAAGAGAGAAACTACTATACTGCCCTTCTAAATATTATATGAATTAGATATATATCTAATGACTTGCATATATCTCTAATAATGCAAATTATATTATCACTCACACACGCAGTGAATTTAAATCTCATGCTACGTTTTGAGTAAGCTAAGCATATGctaaaaattaacttagattaacaaaatattatattaagcAGGCCTCCAGTAGGTCTTGCATACTGTACTTCCCATGAGCATAAGTATAGCTAGGTGAGAACTTGGGCCAGGCTCTTTACAGTGTGACCATTAATTATAGGTTTAATGCCAAGATTTGATgtgatttaattttcaattaatccAACAATTGAAAATGGATGTGCCATAATTCCAGTGTGCATGACCCTATTagaattcattaattttttaactgACTACTTCAGCCAATTCAATGGCAAAATACAATGTGTGacatttgaaaaaatgaaaaggttaCTAATAAGacagaaaaataattaaaatgaaattaagccTTGCATTGTGGTTACTAAAGAATTCTGTTACAGTTCATtacaatttgaataaaaatgttGTTCTATATTTTGTTATGGGCTGTAGTGGATGTTGATTTGTACTACATTTCTTACCCAGATGAAgatgattatttttcttatttttaatgtaaaagaAGCATCTTCATGGTGTTCAAATTTTGTCAATGTTGATCTACATTTGTAATGGTCCTGAGTAATGGTTGCAGAAACTCCCCTTTGGAGAAATGGGCCCCCTGAGAAACCTGTATTGTGCAATGCATGTGGATCAAGGTGGAGGATTAGGGGGACTCTTGAAGACTATATTCCCAAGCATGCTCTTGCTGTTATGACTAGCCATGCCAGAGACAGGACTCAAAATCCTCATCAACATAAGTTACCTCTTGAGAGAACATTTGTGAGTCACCCCAATATTATGGTTCATAATGAAAGCCACTCAGATACTAAAGAGAATGCTATAAGATATGATGACCCATATTCAAGTGGTTTGGGAGATAACGCAAGCCATAGAAGTAGTTCGGGGTCCTCTTCAATATCATGCTCTGATCATAGCCACACGGAGCTGCTGAGTAAGCTGGATAAAAAATAATCTCTTGCTAAATATATAAACCtcagttcttttttttttttttttccattttttttcaaatcatatCAATTGACAACATAAAAAATCCAATATACTCTGTCAAGGTAtatattgattatagaaaactTTAATTGCATTATTAATTCATCCTCAATGAACCCAAGTTAATTTGTTGTGTTTTGCATATACAATTTACGTCTTGCATTGTGAGTGGCCATCATAGGGAAATTGAATTGTTTGATTGTGGGATATTCATGGAAACTGAATTGTGTGAAATTCATAATCTATGGAatcttttttaactttattttaaagtAGCTTATTCTTCTAAGCTTTTGATTGAGAGAGATCTACATTCATAATATTTAGGTACAATCCACTCAAGAAATGAATAGAattgagggagagagagagagagaactacATTCACAATACTATTAGTTAGAATTTATTTAGGAAAATATGCAAAATAGATGGCAATGAAAATGTAAATTCATAACCACTAGAAGCAACCAGCAGAATTGCCTGGTCAAGTTTAatctttaagttattaattagCATTCTCTTCTTTAAGTACTTCcaaataaaactaatatttcTAAAGTTAGTCACCAAGTAGAATAAAttataagtttaaattttttaatctgtattaattaaataacatgTTTTGTAGGTTCAATCCCCTGCTCAAATAATTGGAACTCTAACGTTCCATCGAGAAAAAGGTCA comes from the Vitis vinifera cultivar Pinot Noir 40024 chromosome 12, ASM3070453v1 genome and includes:
- the LOC104880952 gene encoding GATA transcription factor 26, yielding MVAETPLWRNGPPEKPVLCNACGSRWRIRGTLEDYIPKHALAVMTSHARDRTQNPHQHKLPLERTFVSHPNIMVHNESHSDTKENAIRYDDPYSSGLGDNASHRSSSGSSSISCSDHSHTELLSSIPCSNNWNSNVPSRKRSLVQYRNLTFVEKLQKDLYDILQNEEPTTLSECPDGNLIYYENSGNPEIGLGVLLLKPPIVSAQQESKTFKSEDDNS